The Sporohalobacter salinus genome includes a region encoding these proteins:
- a CDS encoding nitroreductase family protein has product MNLPVDEWLEAVETRKSRRCFTDKSIEEEKIARIEECCVEFRPFSGVRGVLVKDLGDDIFNGIIGSYGKVKGASSYLALIGDKTISHIEAKIGYLGEGLILEATSIGLSTCWIGGFFKPKVVAEQIDLAEEEKVFAVSPLGYAKESKSFEEKIMGFLTKSRQRKSLSEIANNYDETEWPIWAKKGIKAARVAPSAINRQPWRFIYEGDSMLLSLDNIDDEYDVSKELDCGIAMLHFELGALKSGVNGKWEFLSESGIARYKKE; this is encoded by the coding sequence ATGAATTTGCCAGTGGATGAATGGTTAGAAGCAGTAGAGACAAGGAAATCTAGACGTTGTTTTACTGATAAGTCGATAGAAGAAGAAAAGATAGCTAGAATAGAAGAATGTTGTGTTGAGTTTCGACCTTTTTCAGGAGTGAGAGGGGTTTTAGTCAAAGATTTAGGTGATGATATTTTTAATGGAATAATTGGCTCTTACGGAAAGGTGAAAGGAGCTTCGAGTTATCTAGCTTTGATTGGTGATAAAACTATCTCACATATAGAAGCTAAGATAGGCTATTTAGGTGAGGGATTGATTTTAGAGGCTACTTCAATTGGTTTATCTACTTGTTGGATTGGCGGCTTCTTTAAGCCGAAAGTTGTTGCTGAACAGATTGATTTGGCAGAGGAGGAGAAGGTGTTTGCAGTATCTCCATTGGGTTATGCTAAAGAAAGTAAATCATTTGAAGAAAAGATAATGGGATTTTTGACTAAATCTCGACAGAGAAAATCATTATCAGAAATTGCTAATAATTATGATGAAACTGAGTGGCCGATTTGGGCAAAGAAGGGAATTAAGGCAGCTAGAGTAGCTCCCTCGGCTATTAATCGTCAGCCCTGGAGATTTATTTATGAGGGAGATAGTATGCTTCTTTCGTTAGATAATATTGATGATGAATATGATGTATCTAAAGAGTTAGACTGTGGAATAGCTATGCTGCATTTTGAATTGGGAGCATTAAAATCTGGTGTGAATGGTAAATGGGAGTTTCTTTCTGAATCTGGTATAGCTAGATATAAAAAAGAATAA
- a CDS encoding diacylglycerol/lipid kinase family protein: MKLLKLIYNPVSGNKNFSKALDYCIDKLQSLGYLVNLYRTERNQKLTKAFFDIEKLDYDAIITAGGDGTINKVINQIQRYDLDIPLGIIPTGTANDLAAHLNIPYNLDGALDIIAKDNLKAIDLGKITGDEENFFVNVCAGGMFANVAHQTDRKFKNTFGKLAYYLNGLAEVSTFEAVSLKITTSKTVIEEEVLLFLIFNGSSAGGFNNLGKSAEIDDGLLDLVAIKNVSFNKLPALLLKILQGNHIKDENIIHCKSNYMKLEMLDNNIDNFKIDVDGEVGPLLPIEVSICFNELKIFVP; this comes from the coding sequence TTGAAATTATTAAAGCTAATTTATAATCCGGTTTCGGGAAATAAGAATTTTTCAAAGGCACTTGATTATTGTATTGATAAGTTACAATCATTAGGTTATTTAGTTAATTTATATAGAACTGAAAGAAATCAAAAACTTACAAAGGCATTTTTTGATATTGAGAAATTAGATTATGATGCTATTATTACAGCAGGTGGAGATGGTACAATTAATAAAGTAATAAATCAGATACAACGCTATGATTTAGATATACCGTTAGGTATAATACCAACAGGAACTGCAAATGATCTTGCTGCTCATTTAAATATTCCTTATAATTTGGATGGAGCCCTTGATATAATAGCTAAAGATAATCTTAAAGCTATAGATTTAGGTAAAATTACCGGAGATGAAGAGAATTTTTTTGTAAATGTTTGTGCTGGAGGAATGTTTGCTAATGTAGCTCACCAGACGGATAGAAAGTTTAAAAATACTTTTGGAAAGTTGGCTTATTACTTAAATGGTCTTGCAGAAGTATCAACTTTTGAAGCTGTGTCATTAAAGATAACGACCTCTAAGACTGTTATTGAAGAAGAAGTTCTTCTTTTTCTAATTTTTAACGGTAGTAGTGCTGGCGGATTTAATAATTTAGGTAAGTCAGCTGAAATTGATGATGGTTTACTTGATTTAGTAGCTATTAAAAATGTATCATTTAATAAATTGCCAGCTCTTTTGCTTAAGATCTTACAGGGAAATCATATTAAAGATGAAAATATAATTCATTGTAAGAGTAATTATATGAAGTTAGAAATGTTAGATAATAATATAGATAATTTTAAAATTGATGTTGATGGAGAAGTCGGACCTTTATTGCCTATAGAAGTCTCTATTTGTTTTAATGAGCTAAAGATTTTTGTACCGTAA
- a CDS encoding zinc ribbon domain-containing protein, whose amino-acid sequence MSKEYICEKCGCKSYNRDEIRTTGGGLSKLFDVQNKRFIAVSCSDCGYTELYRDNDSGTLSNIFDFLTS is encoded by the coding sequence ATGTCTAAAGAATATATTTGTGAGAAATGTGGATGTAAATCATATAACCGAGATGAAATTAGGACTACAGGTGGTGGTTTATCTAAATTATTCGATGTACAAAATAAACGTTTTATAGCTGTAAGCTGTTCTGATTGTGGTTATACTGAACTTTATAGAGATAATGATAGTGGAACTTTGAGTAATATTTTTGACTTCTTAACGAGTTAG